The DNA region AAAGCAGGCTTGAATGAAGGGCGTTATGGTACATCCAGcatgaactttttttttaatttccGACCTAATTTGTTGTGTATCTTCGGCGCTGAAATGCAACAGATGGTTGAAACCTGCATTTGCATTAGAGGAGGGAGAGTACCTGGAAGTGACTGTCGACTCATTGGAAGTTCTGAACTCACAATACTCAGACACGATgttcttcaagaagaatttaGGTAGCGACGTCAATCTAGGCTTATAGTCAATACGGTCTGTGATGGAGATCGGAAGCTTCGAGATTTCTTTGTGATCTTCGTTATAGTCGATGATGACGTTGTTATCCACGATCTCCTCCTCATAGTCGAACCCGTTCTCCTCGATCGTAGAGAGTAAAGCAGTCAAatcctgaaaaaaattcgttCCACTAATACCATCGGAGCCGCAATGGTTACTGACATAAACGAAGTTGGTCCACGCCTCGCCCGCGCTAGTATCCCTACTAGGTAAACAAATAAGCCTCCAATTGGGCCTTTCCGGGTCACATGCCGGTACGATTATAGGGGTGACTAATTCGATTAAGCTACTCGTGACTTTAAAATTATCATTCTTATATTGTTCCGAAACTTTGCTGATGACTTCCCTGTATTCTGATTGACTGTTCATGATTAAATCCTCCAGTTCTAGGTGAGGTATAAccttgataaaatcatGCTGAGGAAACGGCTTATTCAGATATTCCTGACTGAGATAATACGCTTCGTGGTTAGGGTATTTTTTGGGAACAATTGTATGCGAAAGAATTGGATACTTTAGAAGCAATAACCTCAAGGCAAGTCTCAGTTGTCTCTTGCTAACGGCCTTATTCAGTTCCCCATAAACAGCGAAATTCGAATACATGTTTTGCCTATGCAAAACAGCAAAatagttttccaaatggcCCATGCGCCTTGCATGGCCACGATCGATCAGCTCTTGCGTAACGTGCGGTTCGTATTCCTCTAAACTATCCATTTCACTGCAGTTTTCTGTTCTTGATCCTATTGTTCGTTTGTAGATCTTAAAGAGTATTTGCGCAGTAGCAACATCATGACTTCTACGTGTGAAACTGCCCTACGCATTTGTTATTGCCTTTTAAGTAACATATAGCTCAATATTTCACAGGCCTCGAGGAAATGTCAATCCCAAAAAATCGTTTACGCTCGTTTAGAGCCGTGAGAAAAAATTCGGTACTAAAAGCGGAAATTTGCTAATGTCGTTTGGGTCCCATCCCGCAATATCTATCGGTATCTTGTGGCATCTCAATATTGCCTGATATGTAGCGGTTAAAATATTGATGACTTGTGTTCTTGCAATGAAGTTCAATACAAGTAAAGAAAGACAGTGTGGTTGGAATTGTAATAATTGctgaaataataaaatttctATTATTCATTGATAAGCAGTACAGATTTATATACCATATTTATAGAATGCATAAAGTTGTAACTATATTGCTTTTTACGTGCGCGTGTTTCACTATTTATGGCCACTAGTACTATTGTTACGATGACCATGGTGGTTGCTTTGGTGATAATTTCTACCATGACCATGACTGTGAATTGCCGAACCACTTGCCGGCATCCCAGATGGACCTGATCCCATCATTCCTTGAAATGGCATCCCACCGGGATACCCAAATGCACCCATAGGTGCTCCCGGACCACCTGCCATGAAACCTGAGGGCATATGAGGTGATATGTTCCCTCCTCCATCTTCAGCTCCATTGTTTCCCATAACAGGCATCATTTGCGGCATTGATGGGTGGTAAAACATTGGTTGAGGCTGGAATGGCATGTACATTCCCATGGATCCTGCGGCGAAACCATTCATCATCGGGGTTGGTGAAGCGTTTGGACCTCCCATGGGGAAGCCCATCATCCCGCCCATGTTCATGCCTATGTTTGGATTCATTCCAGGCCCGCCATGACCCATGGAATTCATTTGGCGTTGCTGGAACCTGGTTTGGGCTTCTTGTATGGCTGTATTCTCGTCTGGGAAAAAAGTCTTGTATGATTCTTCAATCGTATTCAACCAAGTTGGCGCAGTGAAGTAAGgcttttcaatgaaaaatggttCCATGCTTTCAGATGCGTTACGttgtctttgtttttcatcGTGCGcttctttggatttgatGAACATGTTGAAACTTTTCCCGAAGGCTGCTCTTTTGGCATCGTTGGTATGTGGATTCTTTGCTCCGAAAAATGA from Saccharomyces eubayanus strain FM1318 chromosome VII, whole genome shotgun sequence includes:
- the ATF2 gene encoding alcohol O-acetyltransferase; this encodes MDSLEEYEPHVTQELIDRGHARRMGHLENYFAVLHRQNMYSNFAVYGELNKAVSKRQLRLALRLLLLKYPILSHTIVPKKYPNHEAYYLSQEYLNKPFPQHDFIKVIPHLELEDLIMNSQSEYREVISKVSEQYKNDNFKVTSSLIELVTPIIVPACDPERPNWRLICLPSRDTSAGEAWTNFVYVSNHCGSDGISGTNFFQDLTALLSTIEENGFDYEEEIVDNNVIIDYNEDHKEISKLPISITDRIDYKPRLTSLPKFFLKNIVSEYCEFRTSNESTVTSRYSPSSNANAGFNHLLHFSAEDTQQIRSEIKKKVHAGCTITPFIQACFFVALYRHDKVFTKSFLEYGFDVALPSSTRRFLPNDEELRDSYKYGANVGGSHYTYLISSFNVPEGDANKFWRLVEYYHDCFLKSYDNGDHLIGLGTLQLDFIVQNKNVDQIISTTYLDHQRGGAIISNTGFVRQDTTKPYYARDLIFSQSAGALRFAFGLNVCSTNVGGMNMDMSVVQGTLRNRGEWESFCDVFYHAIGEFASLGCDTAVAGLV